Proteins encoded together in one Chitinophaga lutea window:
- the trpD gene encoding anthranilate phosphoribosyltransferase, with protein sequence MKKILNYLFEHKSFSREGAREILTNISRGIYNESELAAFMTVFLMRSITIEELLGFRDALLELCVPVDLNGHNVLDIVGTGGDGKNTFNISTLSCFIVAGAGGKVAKHGNYGVSSVSGASNVMELLGYKFKNDSGKLKEEIETAGICFLHAPLFHPALKNVAGVRRQLGVRTFFNMLGPLVNPAFAQHQLIGVYSLEMARIYNYLFQQTDKRFAIVHALDGYDEISLTGDTRIITNEGEQDWTPEALGKRKVHAEDIYGGNTPEDAAKIFMKVLKGEGSWAQHSVVMANAAMGLFCLEKYPTYDECFQAAVESLESGAAYKTYQQLIALQ encoded by the coding sequence ATGAAAAAGATATTAAACTACTTATTCGAACATAAATCCTTCAGCCGCGAAGGTGCCCGGGAGATACTCACCAACATCTCCAGGGGCATCTACAACGAAAGCGAGCTGGCCGCCTTTATGACCGTGTTCCTGATGCGCAGCATCACCATCGAGGAGCTGCTGGGTTTCCGCGACGCCTTGCTGGAGCTGTGCGTGCCCGTTGACCTCAACGGCCACAATGTGCTCGACATCGTAGGCACCGGCGGCGACGGGAAAAACACCTTCAATATTTCCACGCTTTCCTGCTTTATCGTGGCGGGCGCAGGCGGCAAAGTAGCCAAACACGGCAACTATGGCGTGTCTTCCGTGAGCGGGGCCTCCAATGTGATGGAACTGCTGGGCTATAAATTCAAGAACGATTCCGGCAAGCTGAAAGAGGAGATCGAAACGGCCGGCATCTGTTTCCTGCATGCGCCGCTGTTCCACCCCGCGCTGAAAAACGTGGCCGGGGTGCGTCGCCAGTTGGGAGTACGAACTTTCTTCAACATGCTCGGGCCGCTCGTGAACCCGGCTTTCGCGCAGCACCAGCTCATCGGCGTTTACAGCCTCGAAATGGCGCGCATCTACAATTACCTGTTCCAGCAAACCGACAAACGTTTCGCCATCGTGCATGCGCTGGACGGGTATGACGAGATTTCCCTCACGGGCGATACCCGCATCATTACCAACGAAGGCGAGCAGGACTGGACGCCCGAAGCACTCGGCAAAAGGAAAGTACATGCGGAAGACATCTACGGCGGCAACACGCCCGAAGACGCCGCGAAGATATTCATGAAGGTGCTGAAGGGCGAGGGCAGCTGGGCGCAGCATTCCGTGGTGATGGCCAACGCCGCCATGGGCCTCTTCTGCCTCGAAAAGTACCCGACGTACGACGAGTGTTTCCAGGCCGCCGTGGAATCCCTCGAGTCCGGCGCCGCTTACAAAACATACCAGCAATTGATCGCACTCCAATAA
- a CDS encoding anthranilate synthase component II: protein MNILVFDNYDSFTYNLVHLVEKIIGGKVTVVRNDEIKLEDVDAYDKIILSPGPGIPEEAGLLLPLIKKYAATKSIFGVCLGQQAIGEALGAKLTNLSEVYHGVATPVKIVSRSGRLFTNLPDELEVGRYHSWVVDEKTLPAELEVTARDEHGYIMALQHKTYDVSGVQFHPESVLTPQGEQILRNWLGA from the coding sequence ATGAACATTCTGGTGTTTGACAATTACGATTCGTTTACCTATAACCTCGTGCACCTCGTGGAAAAGATCATCGGCGGTAAAGTGACGGTGGTGCGGAATGATGAAATAAAGCTGGAGGATGTGGACGCCTACGACAAGATCATCCTGTCTCCCGGCCCCGGCATCCCTGAAGAAGCCGGTTTGCTGCTGCCTTTGATCAAAAAGTACGCCGCCACCAAATCCATTTTCGGCGTATGCCTGGGCCAGCAGGCCATCGGTGAGGCGCTGGGCGCCAAACTCACCAACCTGAGCGAAGTGTACCATGGCGTGGCTACGCCGGTGAAGATCGTTTCCCGCAGCGGCCGCCTGTTCACCAACCTGCCGGACGAACTGGAAGTGGGGCGGTATCATTCGTGGGTGGTGGATGAAAAAACGCTGCCGGCCGAACTGGAAGTGACCGCCCGCGACGAGCACGGTTATATCATGGCGCTGCAGCATAAAACGTATGATGTAAGCGGCGTGCAGTTTCACCCGGAAAGCGTGCTCACGCCGCAGGGGGAACAGATCCTGCGCAACTGGTTAGGCGCCTGA
- a CDS encoding anthranilate synthase component I family protein: MKRIQVKTRSKQMLADVFTPVSIYLRIRDKFPGSILLESTDSHASENSFSFIGIKPIAGIEVTSTDVFEFKYPGQPVEHKQLKSRKEVLEAMDAFLKSFTFSEKSPVPFAEGLFGYSTYDSVQFFEKIAFQKRPAAGNTIPLMRYRFYQYVIAINHFKDEMYLIENQVDGQESEFDYVESLIRNKDFPSYPFLGKGEEQSNLTDEQYMEMVEKGRQHCFRGDVFQIVLSRAFQREFSGDEFNVYRALRSINPSPYLFYFDYGDYKLMGSSPEAQLIIKDRKAVIHPIAGTFRRTGNDEQDKELAARLLEDPKENAEHVMLVDLARNDLSRHATNVEVDTYRQIKYYSHVIHLVSEVTGQLPEGSSPFDILAATFPAGTLSGAPKYKAMELIDSYEPTARGFYGGCVGFVGFNGNFNHAIMIRSILSRNNTLYYQAGAGVVAQSVASSELQEVNNKLNALKQAIQLAQNI; this comes from the coding sequence ATGAAACGTATTCAGGTAAAAACGAGGTCGAAACAAATGCTGGCGGATGTATTCACCCCGGTGAGCATCTACCTCCGCATCCGCGACAAGTTCCCCGGTTCCATCCTGCTGGAGAGCACCGACTCCCACGCCAGTGAAAACAGCTTCTCCTTCATCGGTATCAAGCCCATCGCCGGTATCGAAGTGACCTCTACGGACGTGTTCGAGTTCAAGTACCCCGGCCAGCCCGTGGAGCATAAACAGCTCAAAAGCCGGAAGGAAGTGCTGGAAGCGATGGATGCCTTCCTGAAAAGTTTCACGTTCAGCGAAAAGTCGCCCGTCCCCTTCGCCGAAGGCCTCTTCGGGTACAGCACGTACGACTCGGTGCAGTTCTTCGAAAAGATCGCTTTTCAGAAACGCCCCGCCGCCGGCAACACCATCCCGCTGATGCGTTACCGTTTCTACCAGTACGTGATCGCCATCAACCACTTCAAGGATGAAATGTACCTGATCGAAAACCAGGTAGACGGGCAGGAAAGTGAGTTCGACTACGTGGAATCGCTCATCCGTAACAAGGATTTCCCCAGTTACCCCTTCCTGGGCAAAGGCGAAGAACAAAGCAACCTGACCGACGAACAATATATGGAGATGGTGGAAAAAGGCCGCCAGCACTGCTTCCGGGGCGACGTGTTCCAGATCGTGCTGTCCCGCGCCTTCCAGCGCGAATTCTCCGGCGACGAGTTCAACGTATACCGCGCCCTCCGCTCCATCAATCCCTCACCTTACCTTTTTTACTTCGACTACGGCGACTATAAACTGATGGGCTCTTCCCCGGAAGCACAACTGATCATCAAAGACCGCAAGGCGGTGATCCACCCCATTGCAGGCACTTTCAGGCGTACTGGTAACGACGAGCAGGACAAGGAACTGGCTGCCCGCCTGCTGGAAGACCCGAAGGAAAACGCAGAGCACGTGATGCTGGTGGACCTGGCCCGCAACGACCTCAGCCGCCACGCCACCAACGTGGAAGTGGACACCTATCGCCAGATCAAATATTATTCACACGTGATACACCTCGTGAGCGAAGTAACGGGGCAACTGCCCGAAGGCAGCAGCCCTTTCGACATCCTCGCCGCCACTTTCCCGGCCGGCACCCTGTCCGGCGCGCCGAAATACAAAGCCATGGAACTGATCGACAGTTACGAACCGACCGCCCGTGGTTTCTACGGGGGCTGTGTGGGATTCGTGGGGTTCAACGGCAACTTCAACCACGCCATCATGATCCGCTCCATCCTGAGCAGGAACAACACGCTGTACTACCAGGCCGGCGCCGGTGTGGTGGCACAATCCGTAGCCAGCTCCGAATTACAGGAAGTGAACAATAAACTCAACGCATTAAAACAGGCCATCCAACTGGCTCAAAATATCTGA
- the hisB gene encoding bifunctional histidinol-phosphatase/imidazoleglycerol-phosphate dehydratase HisB yields the protein MKRVLFIDRDGTMIREQPPTYQIDSLEKVEFYPKVFTYLGKIAAELDYELVMVTNQDGLGTASFPEETFVAPHRHIMTSFANEGVRFAAVHIDKSFPDENKPTRKPGTGMLTQYFSEDYDLANSFVIGDRITDVKLAQNLGAKAIWMNEGTSLGAAEVGEDEGLKAVIALETTDWARIYEFLKIGLRTVSHTRATKETDIRINLNLDGSGKASIQTGLAFFDHMLDQIARHGSIDLDIQAKGDLHIDEHHTIEDTGIALGEAFAMALADKKGTERYGFCLPMDDCLAQVAIDFGGRNWIVWDAEFKREKIGEMPTEMFFHFFKSFSDASKSNLNIRAEGQNEHHKIEAIFKAFAKAVKMAVKRNPDNMQLPSTKGVL from the coding sequence ATGAAAAGAGTATTATTCATAGACAGGGACGGTACCATGATCAGGGAACAACCGCCCACCTACCAGATCGACAGCCTCGAAAAGGTGGAGTTTTACCCGAAAGTATTCACCTACCTGGGCAAGATCGCCGCGGAGCTGGATTATGAGCTGGTGATGGTTACCAACCAGGACGGGCTGGGCACGGCCTCTTTTCCCGAAGAAACCTTCGTGGCCCCGCACCGGCACATCATGACCTCCTTCGCCAACGAAGGTGTGCGGTTTGCCGCCGTGCACATCGATAAGAGTTTTCCCGACGAAAACAAACCCACCCGCAAGCCGGGCACGGGTATGCTGACGCAGTATTTTTCGGAAGACTACGACCTGGCCAACTCCTTTGTGATCGGCGACCGCATCACGGATGTGAAGCTGGCCCAGAACCTCGGCGCGAAAGCCATCTGGATGAATGAAGGCACCTCCCTGGGGGCGGCCGAAGTAGGGGAAGATGAGGGCCTGAAAGCCGTCATCGCCCTGGAAACCACCGACTGGGCCAGGATCTATGAGTTCCTCAAAATAGGCCTGCGCACCGTCAGCCATACCCGCGCCACCAAAGAAACCGACATCCGGATCAACCTGAACCTCGACGGTTCCGGCAAAGCCAGCATCCAGACGGGACTTGCCTTTTTTGACCACATGCTCGACCAGATTGCCCGCCACGGCAGCATCGACCTCGACATCCAGGCCAAAGGCGACCTGCACATCGACGAGCACCATACCATCGAAGACACCGGCATTGCCCTGGGCGAAGCCTTTGCCATGGCCCTGGCCGACAAAAAAGGCACCGAACGCTACGGTTTCTGCCTGCCCATGGACGATTGCCTGGCGCAGGTGGCCATCGACTTCGGGGGGCGCAACTGGATAGTATGGGATGCGGAGTTCAAACGGGAAAAGATAGGGGAGATGCCCACGGAAATGTTCTTTCACTTCTTCAAGTCCTTCTCCGACGCGTCGAAGAGCAACCTGAACATCAGGGCGGAAGGGCAGAACGAGCATCACAAGATCGAGGCCATCTTCAAGGCCTTCGCCAAAGCCGTTAAAATGGCGGTGAAGCGCAACCCGGACAATATGCAGCTGCCCAGCACCAAGGGCGTGCTTTAA
- the hisC gene encoding histidinol-phosphate transaminase: MFDLNNLLRDNIKRLVPYSSARDEFKGEASVFLDANENSFGSPLPVAYHRYPDPLQWKVKYRLAEIKGVPPQNIFLGNGSDEAIDVLFRAFCRPGIDNVVLCPPTYGMYEVSANINDVTIRKATLTADFQLDLEAIEAAIDGNTKLIFICSPNNPTANAIRKEDIEMVLNNFDGIVVVDEAYINFSKQKTLIQELTEYPNLVILQTLSKAWGLAALRIGMAFAGEDIINVFNKVKPPYNINQASQELALEALGNIDQVNAWIKETVQERDKLEAALQTLPIVEKVYPSDANFLLVKTTDANGIYNRLVEQGIIVRNRSKVELCAGCLRITVGTPAENVELLNALKSIAA; the protein is encoded by the coding sequence ATGTTCGATCTGAATAATCTACTCAGGGATAATATCAAACGCCTGGTTCCTTACTCCTCCGCCCGCGACGAATTCAAAGGCGAAGCTTCCGTATTCCTCGACGCCAACGAGAACAGTTTCGGTTCCCCTTTGCCGGTGGCGTATCATCGTTACCCGGACCCTTTGCAGTGGAAGGTGAAATACCGCCTCGCTGAAATCAAAGGCGTACCGCCCCAGAACATTTTCCTCGGCAACGGCAGCGATGAGGCGATCGACGTACTGTTCAGGGCTTTCTGCCGCCCGGGCATCGACAACGTGGTGCTGTGCCCGCCTACGTACGGCATGTACGAGGTGAGCGCGAACATCAATGATGTGACCATCCGGAAAGCGACGCTCACGGCCGACTTTCAGCTCGATCTCGAAGCGATCGAAGCCGCGATCGACGGGAATACCAAACTCATTTTTATCTGCTCGCCCAATAACCCCACCGCCAACGCCATCCGTAAGGAAGACATCGAGATGGTCCTGAATAATTTCGACGGCATCGTGGTGGTGGATGAGGCGTATATCAACTTCTCCAAACAGAAAACCCTCATACAGGAACTGACGGAGTATCCCAACCTGGTGATCCTCCAGACCTTGTCCAAAGCCTGGGGGCTGGCTGCATTGCGCATCGGGATGGCCTTTGCCGGGGAAGATATCATCAACGTGTTCAACAAGGTGAAACCGCCTTACAACATCAACCAGGCCTCGCAGGAACTGGCGCTCGAAGCGCTGGGGAACATCGACCAGGTGAACGCCTGGATCAAAGAAACCGTGCAGGAACGCGATAAACTGGAGGCTGCGCTGCAAACTTTGCCCATCGTGGAAAAGGTATATCCCAGCGACGCCAATTTCCTCCTCGTCAAAACCACCGACGCCAACGGGATTTACAACCGGCTGGTGGAACAGGGGATCATCGTGCGCAACCGCTCCAAAGTGGAGCTGTGCGCCGGCTGCCTGCGTATCACCGTAGGCACGCCCGCTGAAAACGTGGAATTGCTCAACGCTTTAAAATCCATTGCGGCATAA
- the hisD gene encoding histidinol dehydrogenase has protein sequence MQIIRYPEKNTWSTLLKRPALDTRQLEATVSAILNDVKTNGDAAVLKYTAQFDKVELPGLRVDAEEMAAADEALDEPLKNAIRQAAANIEAFHRAQVEEVTMIETMPGVQCWRKPVGIEKVGLYIPGGTAPLFSTILMLAIPARLAGCSEIVLCTPPGRNGRVHPAVLWAAQYTGITQVFKTGGVQAIGAMAFGTESVPRVYKIFGPGNQYVTCAKQLVNSAGTAIDMPAGPSEVAVFADDSCVPAFVAADLLSQAEHGPDSQVLLVTTSEAVIAAVKAEVEAQLERLPRKDMAQQALNNSRLVLVNDRDEAMDLLNDYAPEHLIMACENDEALATRVINAGSVFLGNYSPESAGDYASGTNHTLPTNGYATAYSGVSVDSFVKKITFQRLTREGLQALAPAIEAMAAAEGLEAHKNAVTIRINY, from the coding sequence ATGCAGATAATCCGATACCCGGAAAAAAATACCTGGAGCACCCTGCTGAAACGCCCGGCGCTGGATACCCGCCAGCTCGAAGCCACGGTGTCCGCCATACTGAACGACGTTAAAACCAACGGCGACGCCGCCGTACTGAAATACACCGCCCAGTTCGACAAGGTGGAATTGCCCGGCCTGCGCGTGGATGCGGAGGAAATGGCCGCGGCCGACGAAGCGCTGGACGAGCCCCTCAAAAACGCCATCCGCCAGGCTGCCGCCAATATCGAAGCCTTCCACAGGGCGCAGGTAGAGGAGGTGACGATGATAGAAACCATGCCCGGCGTGCAATGCTGGCGCAAACCGGTAGGCATCGAAAAAGTGGGATTGTACATCCCCGGCGGCACCGCCCCCTTGTTCTCCACCATCCTGATGCTGGCCATTCCCGCCAGGCTGGCCGGCTGCAGCGAAATCGTACTGTGCACCCCCCCGGGCCGCAACGGCCGCGTGCACCCCGCGGTGCTCTGGGCTGCCCAGTACACGGGCATCACACAGGTGTTCAAAACGGGCGGCGTGCAGGCTATCGGGGCCATGGCCTTCGGTACGGAAAGCGTGCCGCGCGTATATAAAATATTCGGGCCCGGCAACCAGTACGTGACCTGCGCCAAACAGCTGGTCAACAGCGCCGGCACCGCCATCGACATGCCCGCCGGTCCCTCGGAAGTGGCCGTATTTGCAGACGATAGCTGTGTGCCCGCTTTCGTGGCGGCCGACCTGCTTTCGCAGGCGGAGCACGGACCGGACAGCCAGGTGCTGCTGGTGACCACCTCCGAAGCCGTGATCGCGGCCGTGAAAGCGGAAGTGGAAGCACAGCTGGAGCGGCTCCCCCGTAAAGACATGGCGCAGCAGGCCCTGAACAACAGCCGCCTGGTGTTGGTCAATGACCGGGACGAAGCCATGGACCTGCTCAACGACTATGCGCCCGAACACCTCATCATGGCCTGCGAAAACGACGAGGCGCTGGCCACCCGCGTGATCAACGCCGGCTCCGTGTTCCTCGGGAACTATTCCCCCGAAAGCGCAGGCGATTACGCTTCCGGCACCAACCACACCCTGCCCACCAACGGCTATGCCACGGCGTACAGCGGCGTGAGCGTGGACAGCTTTGTCAAAAAAATCACCTTCCAGCGCCTCACCCGCGAAGGCCTGCAGGCACTGGCCCCGGCTATCGAAGCCATGGCGGCCGCAGAAGGACTGGAAGCCCACAAAAACGCAGTAACCATCAGAATAAATTATTGA
- the hisG gene encoding ATP phosphoribosyltransferase, producing the protein MKLRIAIQKSGRLHEDSIKLLKECGIDINNGVNKLKTEAANFPLEVFFLRDDDIPQYVEDGVADIGIVGENVVLEKNRPLRTVEKLGFGKCRLAMAVPKGMEYNSIRDLNGQRIATSYPVILQDFLKRMEIEAEIHEISGSVEIAPGIGLADAICDLVSSGSTLFMNGLKEVETILRSEAVLVSNNRLTPEQQQVLDKLLFRIQAVKKAKNNKYVLLNAPNDKLPEIIGLLPGMKSPTVLPLAEAGWSSVHSVLNENDFWDIIESLKAAGAQGILVVPIEKMVV; encoded by the coding sequence ATGAAACTCCGTATTGCCATTCAAAAGTCCGGCCGCCTGCACGAAGACTCTATCAAACTGCTGAAAGAATGCGGGATAGACATCAACAACGGCGTGAACAAACTCAAAACCGAAGCCGCTAACTTCCCGCTGGAAGTATTCTTCCTCCGCGACGATGATATCCCGCAGTACGTGGAAGACGGCGTGGCCGACATCGGCATCGTAGGGGAAAACGTGGTACTGGAAAAGAACCGTCCCCTCCGCACCGTGGAAAAGCTGGGCTTCGGCAAATGCCGCCTCGCCATGGCCGTACCCAAAGGCATGGAGTATAATTCCATCCGCGACCTCAACGGTCAGCGCATCGCTACCAGCTACCCGGTTATCCTCCAGGATTTCCTCAAACGGATGGAGATTGAAGCGGAGATTCATGAAATCAGCGGCTCCGTGGAGATCGCCCCGGGCATCGGGCTGGCAGACGCCATCTGCGATCTCGTGAGCAGCGGCTCCACCCTGTTTATGAACGGCCTCAAGGAAGTGGAAACCATCCTCCGCTCCGAAGCCGTACTGGTGAGCAACAACCGCCTCACGCCAGAGCAGCAGCAGGTGCTCGACAAGCTCCTGTTCCGCATACAGGCCGTGAAAAAAGCCAAGAACAACAAGTATGTGCTGCTCAACGCACCCAATGATAAACTCCCCGAGATCATCGGCCTGCTGCCGGGTATGAAAAGCCCCACCGTACTGCCCCTGGCGGAAGCGGGCTGGAGCTCCGTGCACTCCGTGCTGAACGAAAACGACTTCTGGGACATCATTGAAAGCCTCAAAGCGGCCGGTGCACAGGGCATCCTCGTGGTACCGATCGAAAAAATGGTGGTATAA
- a CDS encoding sensor histidine kinase: MTLKNIFNNSWVVNVLLLIVLLTVNVLINLQYEPISNTNLYVCQAVSLTFIFIMAALHNKYMLKIVLNQQYWRYFLLLAGWLALTTIVTYNLRLNVFKSDRDVIWVGDLVFAAASLLIGIGLWFMYRGATFQTLELRNSLLMREKELQYLQSQLNPHFFFNTLNNLYGVSLRYPNKTPELILSISELMRYQLESSRKQLVPLEDELQFIRNYVHLERARVRQRCQVNFKKKGHEKDLLITPLILIAFVENAFKYAPSSMSASYIKVELEIKGEVLHMKIRNTVPDNKQSVSSTGVGLNNVKQRLALAYAKRHTLITSEENNIYSIELILTLDRHASTPLPDRR, from the coding sequence ATGACGCTGAAGAACATATTCAATAACAGCTGGGTGGTCAATGTGCTCCTGCTGATCGTGCTGTTGACGGTGAACGTATTAATCAATCTGCAATATGAGCCTATCAGCAACACGAACCTGTATGTCTGCCAGGCCGTTTCGCTGACGTTCATCTTTATCATGGCTGCCCTGCATAACAAATACATGCTGAAGATCGTGCTGAACCAGCAGTACTGGCGGTATTTCCTGTTGCTGGCGGGCTGGCTGGCGCTCACCACCATTGTGACCTATAACCTGCGGCTGAACGTTTTCAAGTCTGATCGCGACGTGATCTGGGTGGGCGACCTGGTGTTTGCCGCCGCTTCCCTGCTGATCGGCATCGGCCTCTGGTTCATGTACCGCGGCGCCACCTTCCAGACGCTGGAGCTCCGCAACTCGCTGCTGATGCGGGAAAAGGAACTGCAATACCTGCAAAGCCAGCTCAACCCGCATTTCTTTTTCAACACCCTCAACAACCTCTACGGCGTAAGCCTCCGCTACCCGAATAAAACGCCCGAGCTGATACTCAGCATTTCCGAACTGATGCGCTACCAGCTCGAAAGCTCCCGGAAGCAGCTGGTGCCGCTGGAAGACGAGCTGCAGTTCATCCGCAACTACGTACACCTCGAAAGGGCCCGCGTGCGGCAGCGATGCCAGGTGAACTTCAAAAAGAAAGGCCACGAAAAAGACCTGCTGATCACGCCGCTCATCCTGATCGCCTTCGTGGAGAACGCCTTTAAATATGCCCCTTCCAGCATGTCGGCCTCTTATATCAAGGTGGAGCTCGAAATCAAAGGGGAAGTCCTCCATATGAAAATCCGCAACACCGTGCCGGACAATAAACAATCCGTATCTTCGACGGGCGTTGGCCTCAACAACGTAAAACAAAGGCTGGCCCTGGCCTATGCCAAACGGCATACCCTGATCACCAGCGAAGAGAACAATATTTATTCAATCGAACTGATCTTAACTTTAGACCGTCATGCAAGTACTCCGCTGCCTGATCGTAGATGA
- a CDS encoding LytR/AlgR family response regulator transcription factor — MQVLRCLIVDDEPGAHYVLEAHIEKVQALQIVGHCYNAMETANFLHREKVDVVFLDINMPELSGLDLLKTLNNNHPRIILCSAYSEFALESYEYDVVDYILKPISFPRFLKAVNKILQQEAPVAVPPEEPLLLKTGSTQTSVDPNDIYYVQSMGNYVKVYLENKCLIVNATTAEMEKLLPASCFVRIHKSYIIAADKVEEWGPRHVVILDESLPVGQTFKINLNKLKER, encoded by the coding sequence ATGCAAGTACTCCGCTGCCTGATCGTAGATGACGAGCCCGGTGCCCATTATGTGCTGGAAGCGCATATCGAAAAAGTGCAGGCCCTCCAGATCGTGGGGCATTGCTACAATGCCATGGAAACCGCCAACTTCCTGCACCGCGAGAAGGTGGACGTGGTATTCCTCGACATCAATATGCCCGAACTGAGCGGCCTCGACCTGCTGAAGACCCTCAACAACAACCATCCCCGCATCATCCTTTGCAGCGCTTACAGCGAGTTTGCGCTGGAAAGTTATGAGTATGACGTGGTGGACTATATCCTCAAACCCATCAGCTTTCCCCGCTTCCTCAAAGCCGTGAATAAAATCCTGCAACAGGAAGCCCCCGTGGCCGTTCCGCCCGAAGAGCCGCTGCTGCTCAAAACCGGCAGCACACAAACTTCCGTGGACCCGAACGACATCTACTACGTGCAAAGCATGGGCAACTACGTAAAGGTGTACCTCGAGAACAAATGCCTCATCGTGAACGCCACCACCGCGGAAATGGAAAAACTCCTGCCCGCCAGCTGTTTCGTGCGCATCCATAAATCCTACATCATCGCGGCCGACAAAGTGGAGGAATGGGGCCCGCGGCATGTGGTGATCCTCGACGAAAGCCTGCCCGTTGGCCAGACCTTCAAAATCAATCTCAACAAACTGAAAGAACGTTAA